One window from the genome of Methyloradius palustris encodes:
- the bamA gene encoding outer membrane protein assembly factor BamA — protein MKLSHMLRYIPLFFLGMYALSAMAIEPFVVKDIRVEGIQRTEAGAVFNYLPVKVGDTMDDEKATQAIKALYGSGFFKDVRIEVENDVLIVLVQERAAIAQITFSGNKSFPSDKMKEGMKQIGLSEGLIFDKSMLDRAEQEIKRQYLSQGKYAATVKTVVSPLERNRVAIAFQIEEGAVSKIRSINIVGNQAFESKELLEQFKLTTPDWMTWWSKNDQYSKQKLTADLESLRSFYMNQGYLEFNVDSTQVSITPDKRDIYITVNITEGEKYTVTDVKVAGEMLLPEDEARKLISVQTGEYFNRQKVTESSKAIGDRLGNDGYAFANVNAVPEVDKDKHTVGFTFFIDPGRRVYVRRINITGNTRTRDEVLRREMRQLESAWYGADKINRSKQRLERLQFFSDVNVETPAVPGTADQVDLNLNVTEKSTGSIMFGAGLSSAEGVVLGVTVNQNNFLGTGNRVSAQINTGRVNTVYSLSYTDPYFTPDGISRGFDVYRRDVDTSYLGTGTYKTSSYGTGVKFGMPINERDSLSAGLTFDYTQVNLDATSPGQYLLYCSGQLNCENTSLALNLGWAHDTRDNVLFPNNGVLQRANIEIGLPGFDLEYYKAEYKHSWYKALSKNFTLMLNGEAGYGASYGSKDFPFFKNFYIGGVNSVRGFETSAIGPRQPNTTTGTTFATGGTKRLLGNAEIYFPIPGMKDAKQLRLSTFIDAGSVYAADQDISLSDLRFSTGLGVSWYSPFGPIKLVLAKALNPKKSADGLVDDRTQLLQFQLGSQF, from the coding sequence CAGTAAAAGTGGGCGATACCATGGATGACGAGAAAGCCACGCAAGCGATTAAAGCCTTGTATGGTTCTGGTTTTTTCAAGGATGTTCGTATTGAAGTCGAAAACGATGTACTGATTGTCTTAGTGCAAGAACGCGCGGCCATCGCTCAAATTACCTTTAGCGGTAATAAATCTTTCCCTAGCGATAAAATGAAAGAGGGGATGAAGCAGATTGGCTTGTCTGAGGGTCTGATTTTTGATAAATCGATGTTGGACAGGGCTGAGCAAGAAATCAAGCGCCAATATCTTTCACAAGGCAAATATGCCGCTACCGTAAAAACAGTAGTGAGTCCGTTAGAGCGCAATCGTGTTGCGATTGCCTTCCAAATTGAGGAAGGCGCTGTTTCTAAAATTCGTAGTATCAATATCGTTGGTAATCAAGCTTTTGAGTCCAAAGAGTTGCTCGAACAATTCAAATTAACTACACCAGATTGGATGACTTGGTGGAGTAAGAATGATCAATATTCCAAGCAAAAATTAACAGCTGATCTTGAGTCATTGCGCTCTTTCTACATGAACCAGGGTTACCTTGAATTTAATGTGGACTCAACCCAAGTTTCAATTACGCCAGACAAGCGCGATATTTACATCACCGTGAATATTACCGAGGGTGAAAAATATACCGTGACTGACGTCAAGGTGGCTGGTGAAATGCTGCTGCCAGAAGATGAAGCACGCAAATTAATCAGCGTACAAACAGGTGAATACTTTAATCGCCAGAAGGTGACTGAATCAAGCAAAGCAATTGGCGACAGACTTGGTAATGATGGATACGCTTTCGCTAACGTCAACGCCGTGCCGGAAGTCGATAAAGATAAGCATACCGTGGGTTTTACATTTTTCATTGACCCAGGTCGTCGTGTATATGTCCGCCGCATCAATATCACTGGAAATACCCGTACGCGTGATGAAGTATTACGCCGTGAAATGCGCCAGCTCGAATCAGCATGGTATGGCGCTGATAAAATCAATCGTTCTAAACAGCGTCTTGAGCGTTTGCAATTCTTCTCGGACGTTAACGTAGAAACGCCTGCGGTACCAGGTACAGCGGATCAAGTAGATTTGAATTTAAATGTAACGGAGAAATCTACAGGCAGCATTATGTTTGGCGCTGGTTTGTCCAGCGCTGAAGGCGTTGTATTGGGGGTTACCGTTAACCAAAATAACTTCTTGGGTACTGGTAATCGCGTATCTGCGCAGATCAATACTGGTCGTGTGAATACAGTCTACTCCTTGTCTTACACAGACCCTTACTTCACACCAGATGGTATTAGCCGTGGTTTTGATGTGTATCGCCGTGATGTTGATACTTCATATTTGGGCACAGGTACATACAAAACATCCTCATACGGTACGGGCGTGAAATTCGGTATGCCTATCAATGAGCGAGATTCATTGAGCGCAGGGCTGACTTTTGATTACACGCAAGTCAATCTGGATGCAACGAGTCCAGGCCAATATTTACTTTATTGTAGTGGTCAGTTGAATTGTGAAAATACGAGCTTGGCGCTTAATTTAGGTTGGGCACATGACACACGTGACAATGTTTTATTCCCGAATAATGGCGTATTACAGCGTGCTAACATCGAAATTGGCTTGCCTGGATTTGATCTGGAATACTACAAAGCTGAATATAAGCATTCATGGTATAAAGCACTCAGTAAAAACTTTACCCTCATGCTGAATGGTGAGGCAGGTTATGGTGCAAGTTACGGTAGCAAAGACTTCCCATTCTTCAAAAACTTCTATATTGGTGGCGTAAACTCGGTACGCGGCTTTGAAACAAGTGCAATTGGTCCGCGCCAACCTAACACGACCACAGGTACAACCTTTGCCACTGGTGGTACTAAACGCTTGCTAGGTAATGCGGAAATATACTTCCCTATTCCTGGGATGAAAGACGCTAAACAGTTACGTTTAAGTACCTTCATTGATGCAGGTAGTGTGTATGCAGCCGATCAGGATATTTCACTGAGCGATCTCAGGTTTTCAACTGGTCTGGGTGTTAGTTGGTACTCTCCATTTGGCCCAATCAAACTAGTGTTAGCAAAAGCACTTAACCCGAAGAAGTCGGCTGATGGCTTGGTTGATGATAGAACGCAATTACTGCAGTTCCAGTTGGGTTCGCAGTTCTAA
- a CDS encoding OmpH family outer membrane protein — MNQLFRNLLVLALCAASLNAGHAIAAAGDIKVGYVQVDKILQEAPQTAESGKKLEKEFGPRSQDLDKLQKQIKDLDASIDKDALTLSDTDKRNRERDSANMKIEFQRKQRELREDVNLRKNEELAALQDRINKAVSSVAEAEHYDLVVYGGVAFASKQVDITDKVLKSLGKK; from the coding sequence TTGAATCAATTATTCAGAAACCTATTGGTATTGGCCTTGTGCGCAGCCTCTTTAAATGCTGGTCATGCAATAGCTGCAGCTGGCGATATCAAGGTTGGTTATGTGCAAGTGGATAAGATTTTGCAAGAAGCACCTCAAACTGCAGAAAGTGGCAAGAAGTTGGAGAAAGAGTTTGGTCCGCGCAGCCAGGACCTTGATAAGTTACAAAAACAGATTAAAGATTTAGACGCATCTATAGATAAAGATGCATTAACACTTTCGGATACTGATAAACGTAACAGAGAGCGTGATTCAGCTAATATGAAAATTGAGTTTCAACGCAAACAGCGTGAATTGCGTGAAGATGTGAACTTGCGCAAGAACGAAGAGCTCGCTGCCTTGCAAGATCGTATCAACAAAGCGGTGAGCTCTGTCGCAGAAGCCGAGCATTATGACTTGGTGGTTTATGGTGGTGTCGCTTTTGCAAGTAAGCAGGTAGATATTACTGATAAGGTTTTAAAGTCATTGGGTAAGAAATAA
- the lpxD gene encoding UDP-3-O-(3-hydroxymyristoyl)glucosamine N-acyltransferase: MSKTYSLQEIVSVLGGLLVDGSDTSISRVASITNAQQGHITFLRESKYRSQLATTKASAVILSPENQALTQLPRIVTDNPYAYFARVSELLNSVEVYAKGIHQTAVIDASARVPASCAIAANVVIGSDVILGENVVIGNNCSIGRGVVIGENTTLQANVSVYHDCILGKHCIVAAGTVIGADGFGYANYDVKWVKIPQVGRVIIEDHVEIGANTTIDRGALDDTVIETGCKLDNLIQIGHNCRIGEHSVIAGCVGIAGSAVIGKRCKIGGAAMILGHLEIADDVTISPGSMITRSLTKADTYTALMPFQTHGEWLKTAANIRRVGNVNDRLKELERELAKVKSQLDSTKPD, from the coding sequence ATGTCCAAGACTTATTCACTGCAAGAAATTGTATCTGTATTGGGTGGCTTGCTAGTTGATGGTAGCGATACAAGTATCAGTAGAGTAGCTTCAATTACAAATGCACAGCAGGGGCATATTACTTTCTTAAGAGAATCAAAGTACCGAAGCCAGCTTGCCACGACTAAAGCCAGCGCTGTTATTCTAAGCCCAGAGAATCAGGCGTTAACTCAATTACCTCGTATTGTCACAGATAATCCCTACGCTTATTTTGCACGTGTTTCAGAGTTGTTAAACTCTGTTGAAGTTTACGCAAAAGGGATTCACCAAACAGCAGTTATCGATGCTAGTGCTCGAGTGCCAGCATCCTGCGCTATTGCTGCAAACGTCGTGATTGGGTCAGATGTCATTCTTGGTGAGAATGTAGTCATAGGCAATAACTGCAGCATAGGCAGGGGTGTTGTGATTGGTGAAAACACTACACTACAAGCTAATGTCTCCGTTTATCATGATTGTATCTTGGGTAAACACTGCATCGTAGCTGCAGGTACGGTGATTGGTGCTGATGGCTTTGGTTATGCCAATTATGATGTTAAGTGGGTCAAAATCCCACAAGTGGGGCGTGTGATAATAGAAGATCACGTAGAAATAGGTGCTAATACCACCATTGATCGTGGCGCGTTGGATGACACGGTCATTGAAACGGGCTGTAAATTAGACAATCTGATACAGATTGGGCATAACTGTCGTATTGGCGAGCACAGCGTTATTGCTGGATGTGTTGGTATTGCGGGTAGTGCAGTGATTGGTAAACGCTGCAAAATAGGGGGTGCGGCCATGATATTGGGGCATCTCGAAATAGCGGATGATGTCACTATTTCACCAGGCAGCATGATTACCCGTTCGTTGACCAAAGCTGACACCTATACAGCACTCATGCCGTTTCAGACGCATGGTGAATGGCTGAAAACAGCGGCCAATATACGTCGAGTTGGGAACGTGAATGACAGACTTAAAGAATTAGAACGAGAATTAGCTAAAGTTAAATCTCAGCTAGACAGCACAAAGCCAGATTAA
- the fabZ gene encoding 3-hydroxyacyl-ACP dehydratase FabZ: protein MSDKAVTSMDIHEILNHLPHRYPFMLVDRVISLELGKEIVAIKNVSMNEPFFPGHFPYHPVMPGVLIVEALAQAAAILSFKTMDTKPSDDSVYYFAGIDNARFKKPVSPGDQLVLKVSIDRVLRGIWKYKGQALVDDVVVAEAEMMCILKAIE from the coding sequence ATGAGTGACAAGGCAGTGACGAGCATGGATATCCATGAAATATTGAATCATCTACCGCATCGTTATCCTTTTATGCTGGTGGATCGTGTCATTTCTCTCGAATTGGGCAAAGAAATAGTTGCCATCAAAAATGTCAGCATGAATGAGCCATTTTTTCCCGGCCATTTCCCATATCATCCAGTGATGCCCGGCGTACTGATTGTAGAGGCCTTGGCACAGGCCGCGGCCATCTTGTCTTTTAAGACCATGGATACCAAGCCTAGCGATGACTCAGTCTATTACTTCGCTGGCATTGATAATGCACGATTCAAGAAACCAGTTTCGCCTGGTGATCAATTAGTCCTGAAAGTCAGTATTGACCGTGTATTAAGAGGTATTTGGAAATACAAAGGCCAGGCTTTGGTTGATGATGTTGTCGTGGCAGAGGCAGAGATGATGTGTATTTTGAAGGCCATCGAATAA
- the lpxA gene encoding acyl-ACP--UDP-N-acetylglucosamine O-acyltransferase — MTQAKIHSTAIVDPKASVDSSVEIGPYAIIGPNVEIGSGTTVGSHTVINGHTSIGKNNQIFQFSSLGEAPQDKKYKNEPTRLEIGDGNTIREFCTFNRGTIQDKGVTKIGNNNWVMAYVHIAHDCDVGNNTILANNSSLAGHVDMHDYAILGGFTLVHQFCKIGAHVITAVNTVVFKDIPPYVTAAGYDAKPHGINSEGLKRRGFTPEAMLQIKRAYKALYRNGLTLEEAKQEIAKQQANCPELGILLEFLNQSTRGIVR; from the coding sequence ATGACCCAGGCAAAAATTCATTCTACAGCCATCGTAGACCCTAAAGCATCAGTTGATTCTAGTGTTGAGATCGGCCCTTATGCCATTATTGGCCCTAATGTAGAGATTGGCAGTGGAACAACCGTTGGTAGCCATACCGTTATAAACGGCCACACGAGCATTGGTAAAAATAACCAGATATTTCAGTTTTCATCATTAGGTGAAGCGCCACAAGACAAGAAATACAAAAATGAGCCTACACGCCTTGAGATAGGCGACGGCAACACAATTCGTGAGTTTTGTACGTTCAATCGAGGCACGATCCAAGATAAGGGTGTGACCAAGATTGGTAACAATAACTGGGTGATGGCCTATGTGCATATTGCTCACGATTGTGATGTTGGTAACAACACTATTCTTGCCAATAACTCATCATTAGCTGGCCATGTAGACATGCATGATTACGCCATACTGGGTGGTTTTACCTTGGTACACCAGTTCTGCAAAATCGGCGCCCATGTGATTACCGCTGTGAACACTGTCGTTTTTAAAGATATTCCGCCGTATGTAACAGCTGCTGGCTATGATGCTAAACCGCATGGTATCAACAGTGAAGGCCTTAAACGACGTGGATTTACACCAGAAGCTATGCTGCAAATCAAGCGTGCCTATAAAGCTTTATATCGTAATGGTTTGACCTTGGAAGAAGCGAAGCAAGAAATTGCCAAACAGCAAGCCAACTGCCCTGAGCTTGGTATTCTTCTTGAGTTCCTTAACCAATCTACACGCGGCATCGTCCGCTAA
- the lpxB gene encoding lipid-A-disaccharide synthase → MPTIGIVAGEASGDLLGSHLIRALKKHRPDLEFIGIAGPKMISEGATSLFPIEKLSVRGYVEVLRHLPGLLKIRKQVFKSILNSRPDLFIGIDAPDFNFALERKLKRKGIKTIHYVSPSIWAWRKGRIGKIRRAVSHVLALFPFESAIYEDAGIPVSYVGHPLADIIPIEPNKADAREQLKLKSHQLVIAMLPGSRQSEVKQLADLFVKTARQMLDVMPEIQFLVPLITRETRKIFEQAIYENQGEEQLPIQILFGHAHLAMEAADAVIVASGTATLEAALYKRPMVITYRMPWLSWQILKRMNYLPYVGLPNVLAGRFVVPELLQNEATPEKIADATIKLLEDKTLVEEIRKEFTDIHHRLRQNTEEKAAAAILAYLQ, encoded by the coding sequence ATGCCAACTATCGGAATCGTAGCCGGAGAAGCGTCTGGCGACTTGCTTGGCAGTCACCTTATTCGCGCACTAAAAAAACATAGACCTGATCTCGAATTTATCGGGATTGCAGGGCCTAAAATGATCAGTGAGGGTGCAACCTCATTATTCCCCATTGAAAAACTGTCAGTACGTGGTTATGTTGAGGTATTACGGCATTTGCCTGGCTTGTTAAAGATACGCAAGCAAGTATTCAAAAGCATACTAAATAGCCGTCCAGACCTGTTTATTGGGATTGATGCGCCAGACTTTAACTTTGCATTAGAGCGTAAACTAAAACGCAAAGGCATCAAGACGATTCATTATGTTAGCCCTTCAATCTGGGCTTGGCGTAAAGGTCGAATTGGCAAAATCAGGCGGGCAGTATCGCATGTACTGGCCTTGTTTCCCTTTGAGTCTGCAATCTATGAAGATGCAGGTATTCCTGTCTCTTACGTCGGCCATCCGCTAGCAGACATTATTCCGATCGAGCCAAATAAAGCAGATGCGCGCGAGCAACTCAAGCTTAAATCGCACCAATTGGTGATTGCTATGCTGCCAGGCAGCCGCCAAAGTGAAGTCAAGCAATTGGCTGATTTATTCGTTAAAACCGCCAGGCAAATGCTGGATGTCATGCCAGAGATTCAATTTCTCGTGCCATTGATTACACGCGAAACTAGAAAAATATTTGAGCAGGCAATCTACGAAAATCAGGGTGAAGAGCAATTGCCCATACAGATTTTATTTGGGCATGCACATCTAGCGATGGAAGCAGCAGATGCCGTGATCGTGGCCTCTGGCACAGCAACGCTTGAAGCAGCTCTGTACAAACGGCCAATGGTCATTACTTATCGCATGCCTTGGTTGAGCTGGCAAATACTCAAACGTATGAATTATTTACCGTATGTAGGGTTGCCTAATGTGCTTGCTGGCAGGTTTGTAGTGCCTGAGTTACTACAGAATGAAGCAACACCCGAAAAGATTGCAGATGCCACCATCAAGCTCCTAGAAGATAAGACTTTAGTCGAAGAAATACGAAAAGAATTCACTGATATACATCATAGGCTGCGGCAAAACACCGAAGAAAAAGCGGCCGCAGCTATTCTGGCTTATCTTCAATAA
- the rnhB gene encoding ribonuclease HII: MNQFHLICGVDEAGRGPLAGAVYAAAVILDPAKPIIGLADSKKLSEKKRDYLALQIKEHALAWAIASSSVEEIDEINILQASLLAMKRAVEQLHITPHKILVDGLHCPKVSMASEAIVKGDSKVEAISAASILAKTARDFELIQLDKLYPEYNFAKHKGYPTAEHMQRLIQYGVSAVHRRSYAPVRNLLAQQ, from the coding sequence ATGAACCAGTTTCATCTGATATGCGGCGTAGATGAGGCGGGTCGCGGGCCTTTAGCTGGAGCGGTCTATGCCGCAGCAGTGATACTTGATCCTGCAAAGCCTATCATTGGCTTGGCCGACTCTAAAAAACTTAGTGAAAAAAAGCGCGATTACTTGGCATTGCAGATCAAAGAGCACGCCTTGGCATGGGCAATTGCGAGCAGTAGTGTAGAAGAGATAGACGAGATTAATATCTTACAAGCCAGCTTGCTGGCGATGAAGCGTGCTGTGGAGCAATTGCATATCACGCCCCATAAAATTCTGGTTGATGGCCTGCATTGCCCAAAGGTTTCAATGGCGTCAGAAGCTATTGTCAAAGGCGATAGCAAAGTCGAAGCCATCTCAGCCGCTTCTATTTTGGCCAAGACTGCCAGAGATTTCGAATTAATCCAGCTTGATAAACTCTATCCAGAATATAACTTTGCCAAACACAAAGGTTATCCAACCGCTGAGCATATGCAGCGACTCATTCAATATGGAGTTTCTGCTGTGCACCGCCGCAGTTATGCGCCGGTGAGAAATCTACTCGCTCAACAGTAG
- a CDS encoding SAM-dependent methyltransferase: MAFGTLYLIPVTLGGDNLAQVLPPEVVTLTQKLDTFVVENEKTARRFLGLIKTVKPVREIQLLTLNEHTIETELAALLAPLLAGLDVGLMSEAGCPGVADPGARLAALAHSKGIRVAPLVGPSSILLSLMASGFNGQRFTFLGYLPSDKAARIQRIKEIEKNSQKHNETQIFIETPYRNQHMLEDLLAHCSPNTRLCIACNISLDSESIVSKSISVWKKSTLPELHKQLCVFLLLSE; encoded by the coding sequence ATGGCTTTTGGTACGCTATACCTAATCCCTGTCACGCTGGGTGGAGATAATCTAGCGCAGGTATTGCCGCCAGAAGTCGTCACACTTACCCAAAAGTTGGACACCTTTGTCGTAGAAAATGAAAAGACAGCACGTCGTTTTCTAGGGCTGATTAAAACAGTCAAGCCCGTGCGTGAGATTCAGTTGCTAACACTCAACGAACATACCATTGAAACTGAACTAGCTGCTTTATTAGCACCGTTATTAGCTGGATTAGATGTCGGGCTAATGTCTGAAGCGGGTTGCCCAGGTGTCGCAGACCCAGGTGCTAGATTGGCGGCACTAGCCCATAGCAAAGGCATACGTGTAGCACCCTTGGTCGGCCCTTCTTCAATCTTGCTAAGCCTCATGGCATCGGGTTTTAATGGGCAGCGCTTTACTTTTTTGGGCTATCTGCCCAGTGATAAGGCGGCGCGTATCCAGCGCATCAAAGAAATAGAGAAAAACTCACAGAAGCATAATGAAACGCAGATTTTTATTGAAACACCCTATCGCAACCAACACATGCTCGAAGACCTGTTGGCGCATTGCAGTCCAAATACAAGGCTATGCATCGCATGCAATATCAGCTTGGATAGCGAGTCTATTGTGAGTAAATCAATCAGTGTGTGGAAAAAGTCAACTTTGCCAGAACTGCATAAACAGCTCTGCGTATTTCTACTGTTGAGCGAGTAG
- a CDS encoding DUF4139 domain-containing protein, which produces MVAVATLYAGTGFSADIDETRSTLQDQQEVAVTIYNDNLALVKDQRKIKLKNGSNSLAFRDVSAQIRPETALLRSLTSPNSFNVLEQNFDFDLLTPQKLLEKYVGKNVTIIKTNPSNGTETSEQAQVLSANNGIVLKMADRIETGLPGRIVYNDVPANLRDRPTLVMQINSKSATEQNVELSYLTGGLGWKADYVAELNPAEDKLDLSGWVTLTNTSGTSYNNAKLQLVAGDVNRVVEQRPVMMEMVRRKTEMAMDAAAPMAEESLLEYHLYTLDRTTNLAENQTKQVTLLSASAVPVRKELLLQGSEYYYQSSYGDLGQKMKVGVFIQFDNKESSKLGMPLPKGILRVYKKDSAGNAQFVGEDSIDHTPKNETVRLKLGDSFDVTADKKQTDFKRLPNPAKGNALYESAYEIVLKNAKKETVTVTVQEPIPADWKIIQESLPSKKITSNTNIWKVDVPAEGKAVLTYRVQVKY; this is translated from the coding sequence TTGGTAGCAGTAGCTACGCTATATGCAGGCACTGGATTTTCGGCCGATATAGACGAAACACGTAGCACCCTGCAAGATCAGCAAGAAGTTGCCGTAACGATATACAACGACAATCTTGCACTGGTCAAAGACCAGCGGAAGATAAAGCTTAAAAATGGCAGCAACAGCTTGGCTTTTCGTGATGTTAGTGCGCAAATTCGTCCTGAAACAGCGTTATTGCGTAGCTTGACTAGTCCCAACAGTTTTAATGTGCTCGAGCAGAATTTCGACTTTGATTTGCTGACCCCACAAAAGCTACTCGAAAAATACGTGGGCAAGAATGTCACTATTATCAAAACTAATCCAAGTAATGGAACTGAAACCAGCGAGCAAGCACAGGTATTGTCAGCTAACAATGGCATTGTGCTAAAAATGGCAGATCGCATAGAGACTGGCCTGCCCGGTCGTATCGTCTATAACGATGTTCCTGCCAACCTGCGTGACAGGCCGACACTGGTGATGCAAATAAATAGTAAATCGGCTACTGAGCAAAATGTGGAACTGAGCTATTTAACAGGCGGGTTAGGCTGGAAAGCAGATTACGTGGCAGAGCTTAACCCTGCTGAAGACAAACTTGATTTGTCTGGCTGGGTCACGCTCACTAATACCAGCGGCACCAGTTATAACAACGCCAAGCTGCAGTTGGTAGCTGGTGATGTTAATCGCGTAGTTGAGCAACGCCCAGTGATGATGGAAATGGTTAGACGAAAAACAGAGATGGCAATGGATGCTGCAGCCCCGATGGCTGAAGAGTCACTGCTCGAATACCATCTTTATACCCTCGATAGAACAACCAACTTAGCTGAGAACCAGACCAAGCAAGTGACGCTTCTGAGTGCAAGCGCAGTACCTGTGCGCAAAGAATTGCTGCTGCAAGGCTCTGAATATTATTATCAATCCAGTTATGGTGATCTTGGCCAGAAGATGAAGGTTGGTGTATTTATCCAGTTTGATAATAAAGAGTCCTCAAAACTTGGCATGCCTTTACCAAAAGGTATCTTGCGTGTTTATAAGAAAGACAGTGCTGGCAACGCCCAGTTTGTTGGGGAGGACTCGATTGACCATACACCGAAAAATGAGACAGTCCGTTTGAAGCTAGGCGATAGCTTTGATGTAACTGCAGACAAAAAACAGACCGACTTCAAGCGATTACCTAATCCAGCTAAAGGTAATGCGCTGTATGAAAGTGCTTATGAAATTGTGCTGAAAAATGCTAAAAAAGAAACCGTGACTGTGACTGTGCAAGAGCCGATACCTGCGGACTGGAAGATTATCCAGGAGAGTCTCCCCAGTAAAAAAATCACGAGCAATACCAATATCTGGAAGGTTGACGTACCAGCTGAAGGCAAAGCTGTGCTGACTTACCGTGTGCAAGTGAAGTATTAG
- a CDS encoding Maf family nucleotide pyrophosphatase codes for MNQAIILASSSPFRRELLSRLQLPFSVVSPNIGESPLANEAAQATALRLAQLKARKVAETHPDALVIGCDQVATIDDLQIGKPGSHIKAFKQLQMLRGRKVTFHSALCLYNAQTQHMQAEVIPYLVEFRSLTDAQIENYLLKEQPYDCAGSAKSEGLGIALIKSMEGSDPNALIGLPLIALTNMLINEGITIV; via the coding sequence ATGAACCAAGCAATTATTCTTGCCTCGTCGTCCCCGTTTAGGCGCGAGCTTTTGTCTCGACTTCAATTACCGTTTAGTGTGGTTTCGCCTAATATTGGTGAGTCTCCTTTAGCGAATGAGGCGGCACAAGCAACGGCATTGCGTTTGGCTCAATTGAAAGCACGCAAGGTTGCAGAAACTCACCCTGACGCTTTGGTGATTGGTTGCGATCAGGTAGCAACAATCGATGACTTGCAGATTGGCAAGCCAGGTTCACACATCAAGGCTTTCAAGCAGCTACAAATGTTGCGTGGCCGCAAAGTGACCTTTCACAGCGCACTTTGCCTGTATAACGCGCAAACTCAACACATGCAGGCTGAGGTAATCCCCTATTTAGTTGAATTCAGATCACTAACCGATGCACAGATTGAAAACTATCTACTCAAAGAACAGCCATATGATTGTGCAGGCAGCGCTAAATCTGAAGGTTTGGGCATCGCATTGATTAAATCAATGGAAGGCAGTGACCCGAACGCTTTAATCGGCCTGCCCTTGATTGCACTCACTAATATGCTGATCAACGAAGGCATTACCATCGTCTAG